The Gopherus evgoodei ecotype Sinaloan lineage chromosome 8, rGopEvg1_v1.p, whole genome shotgun sequence genome segment CTTTCCAAAACGAATACCTTCTTTAAATTCTAAAAGAAGAGTTTTAGGTTCTCTCAAATTACAGAATGGCATCCTACAGGCAAAGGTTGCTATCCTAATGAAGATTCAACCCATTAAGTGACAAATCAACCAGAATgggttaaaataaaatagtacaaATGGGTTAACTTTGTGTATCTCTGATGAATGTAAAAGAATTTTTCTCAGTTTCATGGCCATAACCTGTGCATAATATGTATAAATAGGACACAAACAGTAATCAGTGTCCTCTGACTTGCCTCTCTTTGGAATCTCTCCAGTGTAAGTTTCCTCTGCATCTGGTCCTGTACCCAAGGATCAGCGGCATACTCATTTTCTAACAGAGAGGTCCAACAATTTCCAGCATCTCTATTTGTCTTCATTAGAATAATACGTATCAATTTTCTGTCTTCTTCAtaagaaaaatagaaataatcATTGGACTTAGTGCTATACTCTTTTTCAGCCAAATTTAACAATATTTTAGTGAACTTTCTGGTGAAACTTCATTCTCAAAGGCTGTGCAAAAAGATATTTCATTCACTGAAAATGAAGACAAACTCAGACGTCCAGACCAATGTGCAATAAGAAAACTTGAAAACTAAGGAAAAGAAGATCCCTTTATTCGTATGTTTAGAACACTGTACATACATATTTCCTCCCTCCAAACTAAGTGGAACCTTTCTAGAGGGACTGActgatgaggaaagattaatttaattaaatatagtaactcctcacttaacatcctccAGGTTAACATTTCATTGTTACCTCACTGTTCTATTAGAGAACacgcttgtttaaagttgcgcaatgttcccttataacatttggccacctgctttgtctacCGCTTGCAGGATTCTCTGGCAGAGCAGCTGGTTCTCATGGGAGCTCGGAACCATGGTGGGTCTAAACCCTACCCCCCCGGCCCCAAATCAGCTCCCCTCCACCTTACCGgtgcctcccctctctcccctccccacatctcctgccccctgcaatcagctgtcttgcaggaggctggggggaaatggggaggagcaaggacacagCGTGCTCGTGGGGGGCGTGTAGCAGGAGCAGGCAGAggcaggtggggccttgggggaaggtgtGGAATGAGggtgggcctggggcagagccggggtTGAGAACCCCCGGGCAAAGTCGGTACCTGTGCTTCTACCTGAGTAGCAAAGGGggaagctgttgctgctgctactcAAGGTGCTTCCTAGCCTAAGGtggcaccttcagcctccttgcccacCTCACTGTCTGCAGAGGGCTGTGCCTGTGTTGGTAAGGCAGGGGCCCCTCCCAACTACTGTATGTTTGTAAACACACTCTACATACACACTACACTCCAGCAATTCATTATTGCTTTATAGCCCAACCACTGCCCTCCTTCCTGCTTGGGAACAGGATGCCAAGCCAAGTGCCTGCAGAAGCTCCGCCCGAGGCCACCAGCCACCTGCAAATGCTGCCTTGCTGTCTTGCGCCTGAATACACAACATTCCATTCGCTCTCCTCCGCCCCCCCCTTTTGCGGGAAGGGGGTAAGAACACAGGGTGAGAGCTGGCCCAAAGCAAGCTAATAGCGTTCCAGTCCCTGCTTCACCCTAGCAAGGGGGAGAAGCTGCCTAGAGATGCACAGAGCCTGGCCCTACTCCCATGAAAGTCTGAAATCCATGGGAGAtttgccattcatttcaatgccaactgcttctctctgcccctgcatgcacacagcagggaggggcacAGCCCTACAGCAGATGTTATTTTCCTCCTCTTACAACAGTCACAGCTATATTGGCTGCAGTGCTGCCCTGGTGCTGAGTGCCTGGTTACTATAGGAGGTACAGCAGGGACAGTTTTTCCAGAGCACCCTGGAAGAAGGCCTTTGTTCTTCCAGCAGGGCTCCTATGAAAGTAAGAACGTGCAATGAAACTGACTCCATAACTAGTCCTAGCCTAAACCTACAGGGCTTCCAGTAGGGGAACAGATTACCATGGAGAATGACATGGGTTTtccaaattctctctctttcaataGTTGATTGATGCTGCATGACCCCAACCCCTCCAGGCTGAAGGGAGCAAAGAGTAGCACATGCATGCACCGTCCAGAGGAGTATCACTCAGCATCATGAGTCAAAAACATCCAGCAAGTGATAGTGGAGTACCTAGCAATACCATTAGCAGTAAGCAAACCAGGAAAACCATTAGTCTGGGTAGTAAATTAGACATTAAGGCATTTTGATGCAAGCGAGCATGCGGTAGACATTGACATCGTTCTAGGTCTTACTCCGACCACTCTGAGAACAATACAGAGTAATGCCAACAAGATCAGGGCTAGTGCTCGGTGTGTAACATCACTTAGTGCTACTGCAATAAGTCGATCAAGAAGTAGTTTTCTGGAAAATAATGGAGTGTCTTCTTTCAGTGTGGACAGAGGACCAAAACTAAGTTTGCTAGTAATACAGGCTAAGGCAAAAAATTTGTATGACAATTTGAAGAGAGACCAAGGTGAAGGATCACAGACAGAGATGTGCATGGCAAATCAAGGATAGTTTGGTTCAAGAGACGCTTCCACCTGCATAACATCACAATGGCTGGTGAGGCAGCTAGGGCCGATGCTATAGCAGCTAAAAAATTCCTGGACTATCTCAAGAAAATAATTGAGGAAGGCGGCCATTCCCCTAAGCAAGTCTTCAATGTTGATGAAACAGGCCTCTACTGGAAGAGAATGCCTAAGCTGACTTACATTTCCCGAGAGAAGACAGCGCCTGGATTTAAAACAGCTAAAGACCACATAACCTTGCTTTTAGGTGGTAATGCTGCCATAGATATGAACATGAAACTGCTGACAGTATATCAATCCAAAACATCACGAGCTCGCAAAGGAACACCCTTCAGTCATTTGGAAATTCAATAAGAAGGCATGGATAACTGGAGCTATTTTTTCAGAATGGCTGATTCTCTATGCTGTCCCTGCATGGAAGGAATATTGTGCCAAGGAAAATCTTGATTTCAAGATTTTATTGCTTATTGATAATGCACCAACTCATCCAATCAGTCTGGACAACCTGTGCGAAAACATCAAAGTTGTCTTTCTGCCACCTAACACCACATCACGCATCCAAACTCATGGACCAAGGAGCCATTGCTGCATTTAAGGCGTATGACTTAGGCCGTAGTTTCAACCAGCTCATCAGAGGCACTGATGGGGAAGACAAACCTACAATTCAGGAATTTTGGCCTGACAAAAACATCCTCAAGTGCTTCAATAACATTGGTGAGTCCTGGGCCTAAGTTATTCAGGCATGCACGAATGGTGTGTGGGGGAAGTTGCGGTCTGAATGTTTCAATGACTTAAAAGGATTTAAAGATGTTGTCCCCACTATACTCGGCTTAGTCAAGAAAGCAGGTACTGATGAGGTGGAAGAAGCCAACTTCTGCTCACATAGAGAGAAGCTAAACGATGAAGATCTAATGCAACTAGAGGTGATGAGAGCAATGGAAGAAGAGGCCCAAGAAATTTGACTGCCAAATACCCTTCTGAAGCTTTCCAAATGATTGAAGCTGGCTTGCAAATCCTTAGTGATGATGATCCTGACAGGGAACGCAGCTCCAAAGTGATTAATAATGACTTGCTATAAagaaaattaccaaaaaaaaaaaaaaaaaaaaaaaaaaaaatagcaaaacaacAATCTCTAAATGTGTTTTTACAAGTTGGGAAAGTTCAGCAAGAACAGCAGCCAGATGATCCACCCTCTTACTcgaccacctcaaccaagcttcacaatcctaagtatagtattaaattgcttgttaaaaatagtttaaaatttaTACTGTATGTGTATagatgtcttttgtctggcaaaaaaatttccctggaacctaaggCTGCCctctttacattaattcttatgaggaaattggatttgcttaaagttgtatttttcaggaacataactagaatattaagtgaggagttactgtatgtgcaTCTTGGCTAAGGGAAAACAATGAAGCTGAGGTCATGGTAACAACTTTCAAAATGCTCAACACTAACAAGGGCAAGGAATTACTTTGGACAGCATACTGAGATATAGAAGTAATGGgataaaattaagaaaaggaaaatttaggctgaatgtcaaaggggaaaaaaaactgaacAGTCTCTCAGTGACGCCTGATTGCTCACGACTTTTACAACTAGGTGAATGGAACCAGCACTCCGAAGTATACTaatggaacaatcctgcattgacaGGGAATGTACTAGATGACTTAACACAGTATTTTCCTTTCATCTCTAATTTCGATAATTCTCTCTAATTTCTATAACTCTCTCTAAAAAAACCAAAGACATCATTAGGCTGTTTTTGTATTGTGATCTAAAAACTGTATGTTTGAAAAAAGCAGATCATGACACAATTATAGTACACtctggttcttaaaaagaaatgaaatctaATGTGGAGAAAGATTTGAACATACACAGACATTTAACTGTCTTTCAAAAtttcatgtaaaagaagcagataGTTACCTAACGTCCATGTCCCTTCATCAGCTATTGTACAGTCAAAGAGTTTACCCTGAAAAAGACATTTACAAGGTTATGTAAAATGGAAGTCTCTCAAAATCTGATTGATACGGAATCTCAAAACATTACTCCCAGTTTATACAGAAGTTTGAAAACCTCCTATGGTTTAAAAAGTAACTATGGGCAACCTGGTACTGAAAAGCTCCAATGATTATTATACCTAAGAAAGTAAGTAAAAatagttattaaaaataattgcttAATACAATAAAAATACCTGTCACTGTTTCAGTATCTCCATTCAATGAAAGGGACTGTCTTTCTCAGTGGGGGGGTAGGGGATTCCCATTTTAATGTGACTTCCCATCAAGGTTCCAgtatgtctgtaaagtgccatgcacacctatggcacaatataaataaattataatgatGCAAAGAATTGCTAATTACCAGCACCAATGGGAAAGCAAATGGGCTTTCCAatgagaaaggaaataaagtcagaaAGTTTTGAAGTACTAAGATACATACACTGTAGGATTTGTCTTGCTTTTAACTACTGAAACAAAAACTTTTATACATATACCATAGAATTTGCACTGCAACAACTTTGAAAACTTTctcatttctaatatttttttattagaaAGCTGATTTTTTCATTCCTATGGATACTCTACAATTCATCATCATTAAATGTGTTTTACTGTTTGCTaatgaaatatattcaagagaAAATTTGTAATACACTGTTTGTAATTAGACACAGTAACTAAAAATATTAAAGGGACAGTGCCAAGACaaaaatttttaaaagtcattaCCTATGTTACCAATacatgatttttattatttatttgtacagcaTTTTGTACTGAAGGGGAAATCTCAGGTCTCCATCTTCAAATGCTTAAATCAAATGAAGTCAATTGTGCTAATTTGAGGAGTGAAGGAGTAGACCCCCATGCTTTTATTTCTACTCCAAAAgaagaagtacttgtggcaccttagaaactcaGTTCCACTTATGTTATCTCGTACTAGTAGAATACTACAGTTTTCATTTCAAGCACTGCAAGGAAGTATTGTAATTCCCTCAAAactgttttaactgttttttgttttattcaaaAATAGCAAAACCAAACAAGAAACATGCTAGCAGgttttgtaaaaaagaaaaaaaaaattaagacctTGGGCATAAAGTTACTTACTATCTCTCTTAAATGGAAAATAATCAACCTCATGGGTTGAGAAATGAGGCAATATTCTGAATTGTTTACaatgttgctgtagctgtgtcagtcccagaacATAGAGAAACAAGgagagtgagataatatcttttaagGGAACAATTTCTGTTAGTGAAAAGACAAACTTGCGAGCTTGCACAGGTCTAGACCAGAAGAACTGTGTACAGGGCTctcggggccctggcctgcagctctaaagcccttttCAGAATGCTGCCCTGCGAGCACGGCCCcgcggaggactcaggaggagcggTGCAACTGCAGAGGCGATTTCCTCTTGAAAGAGCCATTTCCCTCTAGCTGGCGTTGAAGAAGAAAGCgctgcttctctccagctcctggctgcccctgcttctcctgagtcctctggctAGTGCTCACATTCCGAAAGCTGTTTTAGAGCTGCtgaccagggccctgcagcccctaaagcctgTGCGTTCTGGGTGGCCTTGCCTGCCAGGAGTGGGGTGGTAGCTCCCAGAATCACGGCCATGGGGGCAAGGCTGCGCTGTTTGGCGCaacctgcacaccccctgcaccaaacaggagtgccccaggtaagtgctctgcacctcctgcctgccccagccctgagcctcctcctgcacccccagccctaagcccctggggtaagccaggggcacttcccaccaCAGTACAGTATACAATGCCTGTTGTATGCCTCCAAAAATTTTCCTTGGAAACCCCCAGTCCTCCTGCATTTACATTCCATCTTATGGGAAAATTtgattcatttaacattgtttcacttaaagttgcatttttcaggaacataagtacaacgttaagtgagaagttactgtattgAATTTTAGAACAAACAGTTTTTAAATCTGCAGGAGCTACACCCCAACCACCAGAGACTCTATAGTCAAAGGAGACACCACGCAGAGGGCCACGTCAACGACACATGggccctcaacccccccccccccccgtctaaTACCACGGGGCTAGAAGCAGCGTCTCCCCCAAGGCTCCCCAGCAGTGCGAGCAAGGGCAGCAAGAGATTACACGTTCCCTCCTGCAGTAAGGACCAAGGGTCAGCGAGCCAGCGCCAGAGCAAACGCACGCCGCCGGGCTTGACTGTCTGCAACAACTGCTAGGGCCTCCCCCTCAGCTCTGCGGCCTAGGCCGGGCCCTGCCCCACTGGCAGCCTACTCGGCcagcctcccccttcccagcgcTACCTTGAGCACCTCCTGGCCGCGCACGGCCAGCGCCAGGTGCCGGCTCTGCAGGTCGCACTGGATGTCCTTCCCCCGGGTGCCCGGCGGGACCTGCACCTCGATGAACACCTCCTCCAGCGTCTGGTACCAGCAGCCCCATGGAGTCGCGCAGGGCACCGCCCCGCTCCGCTCCTCAAAGGGACCCGACATTGGACTCAACGGGCCCCACACCGCTCAGCTCACGGTACACTTCTTCCTTCCGCTCCGAAAACAGCGCGGTGCGCATGCTCCATGGCAGGCACTGCAGTTTTTGCGCACGCGCCCTCCAGCCTCTTTTCCGCGCATGCGCTGGTATCGCTTGTTTCCCGTGGGATCTGGTGCGCATACTCTAGGCAGAGGCGGTGATTGGCTGGGTGGCC includes the following:
- the NUDCD2 gene encoding nudC domain-containing protein 2, with protein sequence MSGPFEERSGAVPCATPWGCWYQTLEEVFIEVQVPPGTRGKDIQCDLQSRHLALAVRGQEVLKGKLFDCTIADEGTWTLEDRKLIRIILMKTNRDAGNCWTSLLENEYAADPWVQDQMQRKLTLERFQRENPGFDFSGAEISGNYSKGGPDFSKLEK